A segment of the Odoribacter splanchnicus DSM 20712 genome:
AAAATTCCGTCCGGACGCAGCGGTCTTTATCAAATATGAATTCTGGTTCCACTACCTGAACGAACTGAACAAACGAAACATCCCGGTATATCTCATCTCAGCCATTTTCCGTCCCAACCAGCCTTTTTTTAAAAGTTGGGGAAAACTCCACCGGCGGATGCTGGGATGCTTCAAAGAATTGTTCGTGCAGGACGGGCAATCGGTGGAATTACTGAAATCCATCGGCATAAAAAATGTCAGACTGACAGGAGATACCCGTTTCGACCGGGTAAAACAGATCGCGGAAAATGCAAAACAAATCGTCAAAGTAGAGCAATTCTGTGACGGCCGCCCCGCCATCGTCTGCGGCAGCACCTGGCCACCCGATGAAGAAATTCTCCTGGAATATATCAACTGCCATCCGGACGGTTATAAATGGATTATCGTCCCTCACGAAATCGGGGAAAATCACATCAAAGCGATTTTGGACAAATGCAGGAAGAAGGTAGTCCGCTACACCTCGGAAAATATTGATTTGGCCGATAAGGAGGTACTGATTATCGATTGTATCGGTCTGCTTTCATCGATTTACCGGTATGGGAAGATCGCTTATATCGGCGGAGGTTTCGGAGTCGGTATCCACAATACCCTTGAAGCTGCCGTGTATGGAATACCGGTAATTTTCGGACCCAAATATCAAAAATTCAACGAAGCGGTCAGCCTGATCCGGGAAGGCGGAGCTTTCAGCATTTCCAACGGGGCAGAACTTTCGGAGATCCTGGACAGCCTGATTCAGCATCCGGCAATTGCAGTAACCGCCGGACAAAAGGCATTGGAATATGTGAACAGCCAACTGGGTGCGACAGCAGTAATCAGTAAAGCACTAAGCACTACAATTTAGAGAGGCCACGATCAAAAGGAGGATATAAAATCCCTTTTTCGGTAATGATTGCCGTGATCAATTCATGACGGGTCACATCGAAAGCAGGGTTATACACCTTTATTTCCGGAGGTGCCATCCGTCGGGTATACCATTTTTCTGTGATTTCACCGGCTTGCCGTTCTTCAATGGGAATATGTGCCCCATCCGGACATTTTAAATCAACTGTAGAAGTCGGTCCAAGTACGTAAAAAGGAATTCCATAATATTTAGCTAAAACAGCAACTCCGGAAGTACCTATTTTATTAGCAACATCTCCATTAGCCGCTATCCGGTCGCATCCCACCAAAACAGCCTGCACCTTTCCCTGCCCCATCACACAGGAAGCCATATTATCGCAGATCAAAGTGACATCGGCTCCTGCTTTCTGAAGTTCAAAGGCTGTCAAACGTGCCCCCTGTAACAATGGACGGGTTTCATCTGCATACACTTTAAAATGATAACCACGCTCCTGCCCCAAATAAACAGGAGCCAAAGCCGTACCATATGCAGAAACTGCGAGATGTCCGGCATTACAATGAGTCAGCAGCCCCATTCCCGGTTGTAAAACACTTAATCCCCATTCCCCGATACTCCGGCAAGCAGCCGCATCCTCTGCCCGGATAGCTTCCGCCTCCTGCTGCAATTTTATTTTTATTGTATCAACCTGCTGATCCTGCAACGACAAAACACATTTTTCCATCCGGTCCAAAGCCATAAATAAATTTACAGCAGTAGGACGTGAAGAAGCCAGGTATTTTTTTACCTCCGTAAATTTTTGAAAAAAAACGGAAAAAGACTGTTCCCCGAATTGTTGTGCACAAACCGCCATGCCATAGGCAGCAGCAACTCCGATCGCCGGGGCCCCCCTCACCTTCAGGTGATAAATGGCTTCCCAAATCTCCTCCGGAGTATATAAGCGGAGATATGCTTCCCGATTGGGCAATTGCGTCTGGTCGAGAATAATTACAGCCGGCTCTTCCCAATCGACACTTACCGTCGTCAGGCCGGCCAAACCTTCACTTTTCATTTTTCTTGCATCCATTCGTTCAGCGTATCGAGCAAATCTTCTTTCGACACCGGATCGAAATCTTTAATCCGGCAAGCATGGCTCATATCCCCTCTTACGTATTTACGGCATTTTCCGTTTTTCTTCAAATCGACGCCGGTAGCATACCAGGGATCACTTCCGCCGTATACAAACAAAATCCGCTCGGCATCCGTCTGCAACCATTCGTTGATCGCCTTCATCTGTTTGTCATTAAAAGGCTTTTTTTCAACACCTTCAGGCATAGTGAATGAAAAGTCGATATCTTTATCGTCTTCGGGTAAGAATTTCTTGAACGGTTTTATTTTATAATCATACATCCCGATCTCGGTCAAAGCAGCATAAAAAAACGGTTGCATGCGGACGATGTACTTATCTTCAAAAAAATCAGGGGAAGACACTTTCACCAGGTATTCGAAGATCTCCTCCCAATCGGCACTTTCCTGATCGGGAATATCGGCACAATTATTCCCCCACTGCCAAAACGCAAAAGGATATTCCAGAATCATCAGCTGCAAGGCCCGTTTGGTCCCTCCCACCATCCGGTAGGTATATTTCTTTTCGGCAGCCAGTTCCTCAAGCATAGGAAGCAGCGTATCGAGATGTTCGAAACACATGGTCTGAAAATCACGGATCGTATAATGACAGGTATTCAGATCCTCCCAGTTAAAAAGCGCTTTCACCCCACTCTTCGCCGTTCCTAACCGATTCAGAAATTTATCCAAACGGGGATCTACATACTCCAGATTCAGGGGAGCCACATACGGTACACTGATATCCACATCGGCCGGGTAAAAATAACGGTGAAATATCGTCGTCTGTCCTCCTTTGCTGATTCCGGTACTGATCCATTTCGATGCCGGATAAATTTTCTGCCTGATAGCCTGTATAATCTCGTGCTGGTCATCGGCAGCCTGCTTGATGGTCAGGTTTTCCCAGGGAATTCCTCCTTCCGGCACACTTTGATCGAAAAAACGGTGCTCTATCGTCAGCTGATTCCCTTTCAGGATATTAGCCAATTCACCTTCTTCCGACGACCAGATATTATAGCCTTCCAACTCGACGATCACCGGAGCATCCGATTGTTTATGCCCCAGCAACACCCGTTGCCGGAAAGTCCCTTTTGCGGGATCGGAATGATCGACCGGCTGCTCGAACCAGAATTGATAATACTCCTGAAAAGGCTTTACATCCAGTTTCTGAATCTCACTAATCTGTGGTATCTGTTGCAACTTTTCATAAATCCCATCTCCGGCCCATACCGCCAGGGTAAACCATACACAAACAAAAGTAGTTAAGAGTTTTCTCATAATTCAAATAATTTAAAACATCATCCAATCTCCACCCTTAGTCGGGA
Coding sequences within it:
- the mtnA gene encoding S-methyl-5-thioribose-1-phosphate isomerase yields the protein MKSEGLAGLTTVSVDWEEPAVIILDQTQLPNREAYLRLYTPEEIWEAIYHLKVRGAPAIGVAAAYGMAVCAQQFGEQSFSVFFQKFTEVKKYLASSRPTAVNLFMALDRMEKCVLSLQDQQVDTIKIKLQQEAEAIRAEDAAACRSIGEWGLSVLQPGMGLLTHCNAGHLAVSAYGTALAPVYLGQERGYHFKVYADETRPLLQGARLTAFELQKAGADVTLICDNMASCVMGQGKVQAVLVGCDRIAANGDVANKIGTSGVAVLAKYYGIPFYVLGPTSTVDLKCPDGAHIPIEERQAGEITEKWYTRRMAPPEIKVYNPAFDVTRHELITAIITEKGILYPPFDRGLSKL
- a CDS encoding 3-deoxy-D-manno-octulosonic acid transferase, which translates into the protein MAFLYNIGIQAYHLAIQLAAPFNEKAALLCKGRKEVWKKAAGIQRGEGRLVWFHAASLGEFEQGRPVIEALKAAEPATQILLTFFSPSGYEIRKNYTGADYILYLPGDTRRNAVRLIEKFRPDAAVFIKYEFWFHYLNELNKRNIPVYLISAIFRPNQPFFKSWGKLHRRMLGCFKELFVQDGQSVELLKSIGIKNVRLTGDTRFDRVKQIAENAKQIVKVEQFCDGRPAIVCGSTWPPDEEILLEYINCHPDGYKWIIVPHEIGENHIKAILDKCRKKVVRYTSENIDLADKEVLIIDCIGLLSSIYRYGKIAYIGGGFGVGIHNTLEAAVYGIPVIFGPKYQKFNEAVSLIREGGAFSISNGAELSEILDSLIQHPAIAVTAGQKALEYVNSQLGATAVISKALSTTI
- a CDS encoding S28 family serine protease, coding for MRKLLTTFVCVWFTLAVWAGDGIYEKLQQIPQISEIQKLDVKPFQEYYQFWFEQPVDHSDPAKGTFRQRVLLGHKQSDAPVIVELEGYNIWSSEEGELANILKGNQLTIEHRFFDQSVPEGGIPWENLTIKQAADDQHEIIQAIRQKIYPASKWISTGISKGGQTTIFHRYFYPADVDISVPYVAPLNLEYVDPRLDKFLNRLGTAKSGVKALFNWEDLNTCHYTIRDFQTMCFEHLDTLLPMLEELAAEKKYTYRMVGGTKRALQLMILEYPFAFWQWGNNCADIPDQESADWEEIFEYLVKVSSPDFFEDKYIVRMQPFFYAALTEIGMYDYKIKPFKKFLPEDDKDIDFSFTMPEGVEKKPFNDKQMKAINEWLQTDAERILFVYGGSDPWYATGVDLKKNGKCRKYVRGDMSHACRIKDFDPVSKEDLLDTLNEWMQEK